DNA from Leptospira langatensis:
AAACAAAATTCCTTAAAGGAGATGAGATGAATATTTTTAGCAAGAGATTCACGTTACTTGCGCTTTCTTTAGTCGTGGCGATCGGATGTTCCACTACGCAAAGGGTTTCCGTACTTTCCTTCGGAAATCTGGAAGGAAAACAAATTCCAGACTCCACCGAGAAACTGACCGGAGGGGCAGTAGAAGGGGAGAATTGCGGTTTTGCCTATAGCCTGGCTCTAGCTGTCCATCAGGCTCTCCAAAAACTTCCCCAAGCAGACACTTTATTAAACGCGGATGTCACCCATAAGACGGGAATATTTGTTATAAGCAATTGCATTTCTGTTAAGGGATTCGCAACGAATAGCGCTAACTTAAAAGAGGAGAAAAAGAAATGAAGACGTTCAAACTTCTTTTGATTTTGGCATTATTTCTATCACTTGCCTGCCAAAGCGTTCAATATCCCGGTCCTTTAACGTACATTGCTGTCGATCAACCTGTAGGAAAAATCGATACCTCCCAGTCTCAAAAGGCCATTTTTAAAAAGTCGAGAGTCGGCTTTCTATATCGGAGCCCCGTTGGAGTCGCAGATTATCTGAAAGAAGCGGAGAGCAGAGGGGCAGGCCAAATCCAACGTAACGGGGATGTGGTAATGCGAGTTCCTTTTTGTATCCTTTTCTTCTGCATTGGATCTGACAGCATCACAGTGCGTGGAAAATAAGATCAGAAATATTCGGTTTTTCTAATTTTTTACGAGAGCTCGAAAAAGCGGTAAAATTGCCTCCGCTAATGCCAGATCCTCGGGCTGCGTGATTTTTAGATTGTACGGATGCGATTCCACAAGTTTGGACGGAATTCCCCGGAACTCCGTCCAAGTACATAGATCCGTGGGCTCGAAGCCTTGGATCTCTTTCGGCAACTTCTTCAGTATATCGCCTCGGATTGCCTGGGGTGTTTTCATGAACCAGATCTTCTCCCGATCCAGAAAATGAAAACTATCCTTTTGTTCCTCTAAGACTGTTTCGTAGTTTCGGGTCGCTAGCGTGGCCACTCCCTCAGTTTCGGCAGCGTGAGCGAGTCTATCCAGATCGTCCCCTAGAACGAAAGGCCTCGCGGCATCGTGAACCAGAATGATATCCTCGTTTGCGATCTGCAAACAGGAAAGACCGGCTAACGTAGAAGCGTGCCTCGTTTCTCCGCCTTCTACGATTCTGTCCCAGTCCCTCAGAAAAGGAGCACAGATCTTTTCAGTCTTTTCTATATAATCCCTATGAGATACCAAGATAATGCTCTTGGTCTTTCCCCACTCGAGCAAAGATTCTAAGCTATACAGTAATAGTGGCTTCCCTTGCAATTCCAAGAATTGCTTCGGCAAGGAACTTCCCATTCGGGAGCCTGTTCCTCCCGAGAGAAGCAGTACATGCACATTACCCGAGGGCAACCAGGACTTCATTTTGTAGGATCTGTTCCAGACTTTGTTTTTGGCGGATAAGCTTTAGGCTTCCGTCCGAATCGATGAGTACTTCAGGCGTTTCCGGATAAGAGTTATAGTTCTTCGTAGACATAGAAGAGCAGTAAGCGCCCGCCCCCTCCATCACGACCAGATCCCCGATCTCCGGAGTTTGGGTCGTTCTAAGTTGAGGCCCTCCTCCTTCTTCCTGAGTGATGAGATCTCCGCTCTCGCAACAATGTCCTACGTATACGAAATCCCCGGTTTCTGTTTTTGCTCCATCTTTCTGCGGAATAACAACTAACGGATGTTTGGCTGCATACAAGGCAGGCCTCGTATTTACATCCATTCCCATATCCAGTTTTACGAATGTAAATCCTCCATCTCCAGTGGTAACCTTATCGTCCACTTGGGCCAGGATGGCTCCATTATTCACCATTAAGTAAGAACCCGGCTCGATCTCCATTTTGAGTTGGATGCCTTTTTCTTTTGCGAAATTCTCGAATAGTTCTTTGACTGGCTTTCCGATCAATTGGGGATCCGTAGTCTTCTCCCCTTGCATCCTTCCTACTTTAAAGCCTCCGCCCAGGTTTACTGTTCTGCAATCCGGGAACTGAGAAGCGATCTCCAGAGTATAATGCGCCACTGCCTTCCAGACTTCCGGATCGGATCCGGAGCCTATATGAGTATGCACTCTTACGAGTTTCAATTTGTATTGAGAAAGTATTTCTTTG
Protein-coding regions in this window:
- a CDS encoding IspD/TarI family cytidylyltransferase, whose protein sequence is MKSWLPSGNVHVLLLSGGTGSRMGSSLPKQFLELQGKPLLLYSLESLLEWGKTKSIILVSHRDYIEKTEKICAPFLRDWDRIVEGGETRHASTLAGLSCLQIANEDIILVHDAARPFVLGDDLDRLAHAAETEGVATLATRNYETVLEEQKDSFHFLDREKIWFMKTPQAIRGDILKKLPKEIQGFEPTDLCTWTEFRGIPSKLVESHPYNLKITQPEDLALAEAILPLFRALVKN
- a CDS encoding LIC10260 family lipoprotein → MKTFKLLLILALFLSLACQSVQYPGPLTYIAVDQPVGKIDTSQSQKAIFKKSRVGFLYRSPVGVADYLKEAESRGAGQIQRNGDVVMRVPFCILFFCIGSDSITVRGK
- a CDS encoding diaminopimelate decarboxylase translates to MQSIENLKFLTPEEARKIAATYGTPIFVYSRKGIENSCDSVLAFPNAFGITVRFAMKANPGRTILEILRKKGIHIDASSEHEVKRALLAGFKPSDILLTSQQLAKSLKELIPQGVQFNACSLRQLEEYGKAFPGGEVSVRFNPGLGSGATKKTDVGGNTSSFGIWHEEIGKVKEILSQYKLKLVRVHTHIGSGSDPEVWKAVAHYTLEIASQFPDCRTVNLGGGFKVGRMQGEKTTDPQLIGKPVKELFENFAKEKGIQLKMEIEPGSYLMVNNGAILAQVDDKVTTGDGGFTFVKLDMGMDVNTRPALYAAKHPLVVIPQKDGAKTETGDFVYVGHCCESGDLITQEEGGGPQLRTTQTPEIGDLVVMEGAGAYCSSMSTKNYNSYPETPEVLIDSDGSLKLIRQKQSLEQILQNEVLVALG